One segment of Bacillus alkalisoli DNA contains the following:
- a CDS encoding nuclease-related domain-containing protein — MFLFLNIFKKKQKQSTKTKEVKPILKKEKISIRKGELGEYKIDIQLAQMSKEYKYVTDIMIKNEKSKSGYSQIDHILITPYGVFVIETKNYQGTIYGGKNRKQWLVNGKIRFMSPFIQNYGHIQALKGISTQMDHVFSVVSFTKRCTFRLDELD; from the coding sequence ATGTTCTTATTCTTAAACATATTTAAAAAGAAACAAAAACAAAGTACGAAAACTAAAGAAGTAAAACCGATTCTAAAAAAAGAGAAAATCTCCATCCGTAAAGGGGAACTAGGAGAATATAAGATTGATATACAACTAGCACAAATGTCTAAAGAATATAAGTATGTAACGGACATTATGATTAAGAATGAAAAGTCAAAGTCAGGCTACTCGCAAATAGATCATATCCTTATTACACCATATGGCGTTTTTGTTATTGAAACAAAGAATTATCAAGGCACGATATATGGTGGGAAAAATAGAAAGCAATGGTTAGTAAACGGAAAGATAAGGTTTATGAGTCCTTTTATACAAAATTATGGTCATATTCAAGCCTTAAAAGGAATTTCGACACAAATGGATCATGTTTTCTCTGTCGTATCTTTTACAAAACGTTGTACGTTTAGATTAGACGAATTGGATTAA
- a CDS encoding DUF4023 domain-containing protein — protein MDDTKQFIDKLQDKQQKDEQNRQRQGKGHPEKKLPNKQH, from the coding sequence ATGGACGATACAAAACAATTTATCGACAAACTACAAGACAAGCAACAAAAGGATGAACAAAATAGACAGCGTCAAGGAAAAGGACATCCAGAAAAGAAATTACCGAATAAACAACATTAA
- a CDS encoding alpha/beta hydrolase has product METNNKNIPFRLIEQKEESSNLVIILPGASYTTQAPLLHFTTGLFYTKGFDVLHINYSFNKQEMDALSEENFTTAVQRAIDEALKNKKYRNFYIVAKSIGTIALSYLHQHTTFENAKLIWLTPLLQRDDVWNAMVSSDKKGLCIIGDKDSCFIAERYEKLKNNSHLLLKVVEGANHSLELDGEPIESIEIVKDVISAINDF; this is encoded by the coding sequence ATGGAGACAAATAATAAAAACATCCCTTTTAGATTAATAGAACAAAAAGAAGAATCAAGTAACTTAGTTATTATCTTACCCGGTGCTAGTTACACAACGCAGGCTCCATTGTTACACTTTACTACAGGCTTATTTTATACAAAAGGTTTTGATGTATTACACATTAACTATTCCTTTAATAAGCAAGAGATGGATGCTCTTAGTGAAGAGAATTTTACAACAGCTGTACAACGTGCAATCGACGAGGCCTTAAAAAACAAGAAATATCGTAATTTTTATATAGTGGCTAAATCAATAGGAACAATAGCTTTAAGTTATCTGCATCAACATACTACGTTTGAAAATGCAAAATTAATATGGTTGACCCCTTTATTACAAAGAGATGATGTATGGAACGCAATGGTTAGTAGTGATAAAAAAGGACTTTGTATTATTGGAGATAAAGATAGCTGCTTCATTGCAGAACGCTATGAAAAGTTGAAAAATAATTCTCATCTACTTTTAAAAGTAGTAGAAGGGGCAAATCACAGTTTAGAGCTTGATGGTGAGCCGATAGAATCTATTGAAATAGTAAAAGATGTAATTTCGGCTATTAATGATTTTTAA
- a CDS encoding HAD family hydrolase, whose product MIFFDIDGTLLDHDKAEKNGAIDFLRNYKNEIECSENEFVERWFTLSNKYFEKFLAKEMSFQEQRRMRIKDLFGHHLSDKQADTKFNNYLELYKSNWSAFEDVIPCLEKLKQQGYHLGIISNGDYNQQVEKLERIRIQHFFDCIITSSEIGVAKPNPIIFQEACVQANVSFYESYYIGDRLEVDAIGSTDAGLVGVWINRKNNTTHKGVKVIHSLDELTLLVI is encoded by the coding sequence GTGATATTTTTTGACATAGATGGAACATTACTTGACCATGACAAAGCTGAAAAAAATGGCGCTATTGATTTTTTAAGAAATTACAAAAACGAAATAGAGTGTAGTGAAAACGAATTTGTTGAAAGATGGTTTACCTTATCTAATAAATATTTCGAAAAGTTTTTAGCAAAAGAAATGTCCTTTCAAGAACAAAGAAGAATGAGAATTAAAGATTTGTTTGGTCATCATCTAAGCGACAAGCAAGCAGATACAAAATTCAATAATTATTTGGAATTATATAAAAGTAATTGGTCTGCTTTTGAAGATGTGATTCCTTGCTTAGAAAAATTAAAACAACAAGGGTATCATCTTGGTATAATAAGTAATGGTGATTATAATCAACAAGTAGAAAAGTTAGAGCGAATAAGGATCCAGCATTTTTTTGATTGTATTATTACCTCAAGTGAAATAGGAGTGGCTAAACCTAATCCTATTATCTTTCAAGAAGCATGTGTTCAAGCGAACGTTTCATTTTATGAAAGTTATTATATAGGAGATAGATTAGAAGTTGATGCAATTGGAAGTACAGATGCAGGGCTGGTAGGAGTATGGATAAATCGAAAAAATAACACTACACATAAAGGTGTAAAAGTGATACATAGTCTTGATGAGTTAACCTTGTTAGTAATTTAA
- a CDS encoding SurA N-terminal domain-containing protein codes for MYKIFCSIIVIYLIFLTGCSDSPKYNDEDVAAIVRGEEITIGELRFLYPDEKILSMIDGTIKATLIIQEAKKMNIDVSLEVKETIEALSDYPPDHIDTKTANSIREFAKPQAEKLGLAPEEYYKMYIEKTSETSAYINAYIQRVLGEPTKDIEKYDEQANKHLNELIEENKDEIKKLIHN; via the coding sequence ATGTATAAAATCTTTTGTTCTATTATTGTTATTTATTTAATTTTCTTAACGGGATGCTCGGATTCACCAAAGTATAATGATGAAGATGTTGCTGCAATAGTAAGAGGAGAAGAGATAACAATTGGTGAATTACGTTTTTTATATCCTGATGAAAAAATACTTAGTATGATTGACGGGACGATAAAAGCTACATTAATAATACAAGAAGCAAAAAAAATGAACATCGATGTGTCCTTAGAAGTAAAAGAAACGATTGAAGCGTTGAGTGATTACCCACCTGACCATATAGATACTAAGACAGCAAATTCAATTCGTGAGTTTGCTAAACCACAAGCTGAAAAACTCGGTCTAGCTCCAGAAGAATATTATAAAATGTACATTGAGAAGACAAGTGAAACAAGTGCGTATATTAATGCTTATATACAAAGGGTTCTAGGTGAACCAACAAAGGATATTGAAAAGTATGATGAACAAGCAAATAAGCATCTCAATGAATTAATTGAAGAAAATAAAGATGAGATTAAGAAACTAATCCATAACTAA
- a CDS encoding CBO0543 family protein, whose translation MILLNDKLEKTIEISACVVTALLLIKFVPKNKFREAQVAFMFKQLVTWLFGLLVVEKNLISYPTRLFFKKTIKSSFTFEYFVYPALCTLFNLYYPEKRNSVIKLLYIFFNSSIITFFEAFAVKYTTLIKYKKWTWYWSFITMSLSYYISHIYYRYFFKNQVN comes from the coding sequence GTGATTCTATTGAACGACAAGTTAGAAAAAACAATTGAAATTTCGGCTTGTGTAGTTACTGCACTATTATTGATCAAATTTGTTCCTAAGAACAAATTTCGAGAAGCTCAAGTAGCTTTTATGTTTAAACAATTAGTTACATGGCTATTTGGATTACTAGTAGTTGAAAAAAATCTAATTTCCTATCCTACTCGTCTTTTTTTCAAGAAAACCATTAAGTCAAGTTTTACTTTCGAATACTTTGTTTATCCCGCGTTATGTACATTATTTAATTTGTATTATCCTGAAAAGAGGAACAGTGTTATAAAACTGCTATATATTTTTTTCAACTCATCAATTATTACCTTTTTCGAAGCATTCGCTGTTAAGTATACTACCCTAATTAAGTACAAAAAATGGACGTGGTACTGGAGCTTTATAACAATGTCGTTATCTTACTATATATCACATATCTACTATAGATACTTTTTTAAGAACCAAGTCAATTAA
- a CDS encoding class I SAM-dependent methyltransferase, whose protein sequence is MKEIFENNFDKYENPEKYDEMYGNYHEDLLYMMEYANGMEQRVIELACGTGRLTIPMAKSGINMVGIDLHDGMLSRAKQKAAEEHVKIVFEQQDCTQLELPYKSPLIFMTGNSFQHFLTNESQDSLFQSVKKHLLPNGQFIFDTRNLILAELSMDEEYEESYINKDKQIVKEKHYEKYNHENQILYCVTHTDILENKQLIHTKRDSISLRYVFPMELQRLLDILGFELLHLYGSWKKDDFTKDSISMVVHCRLKQ, encoded by the coding sequence ATGAAAGAGATTTTTGAAAACAATTTCGATAAATATGAAAACCCTGAGAAATACGATGAAATGTATGGGAATTATCATGAAGATTTACTGTATATGATGGAGTATGCAAATGGTATGGAACAACGGGTTATAGAGCTTGCATGCGGAACAGGTAGATTAACAATCCCCATGGCTAAAAGTGGGATTAATATGGTAGGTATAGATTTACATGATGGTATGTTAAGTCGAGCCAAACAAAAAGCAGCTGAAGAACATGTAAAAATTGTTTTTGAGCAACAAGATTGTACGCAATTGGAATTACCTTATAAATCGCCTCTAATTTTTATGACCGGTAATTCTTTTCAACATTTTTTAACAAATGAGAGCCAAGATTCATTATTTCAATCAGTAAAAAAACATCTATTACCAAATGGGCAATTCATCTTTGATACACGAAATCTCATCTTAGCTGAATTATCAATGGACGAAGAATATGAGGAGTCCTATATTAATAAGGACAAACAAATTGTAAAAGAAAAGCACTATGAAAAGTACAATCATGAAAACCAAATTTTATATTGTGTCACACATACTGATATTTTGGAAAATAAGCAATTAATTCATACTAAAAGAGATTCAATTTCCCTTCGCTACGTTTTTCCAATGGAGTTACAAAGATTATTAGATATACTTGGATTTGAACTATTACATCTTTATGGTTCATGGAAGAAAGACGACTTCACAAAAGATAGTATTTCTATGGTTGTTCATTGTCGGTTAAAACAATGA
- a CDS encoding GNAT family N-acetyltransferase: MLNSKNLRLRKMDKEDIEKYHLWRNDIDVMATTSLALDAYTFEETKEFVEKVILNSNSSKSYIIEMKEDNFIIGVTSLINIDTKNRNAECIIDIGEKEYWGKGYGTEALKILLDYAFLELNLHRVSLRVFSLNERAIHIYKKLGFVKEGVVRESLYRNGKWHDIITMGILKKEYTSGQ, translated from the coding sequence ATGTTAAACTCAAAAAACCTTCGATTACGAAAAATGGACAAAGAAGATATTGAAAAATATCATTTATGGAGAAATGATATAGATGTTATGGCAACTACTAGTCTAGCCCTAGATGCTTATACCTTTGAAGAAACGAAAGAGTTTGTAGAGAAAGTTATACTAAATTCTAATTCGTCTAAGAGCTATATAATAGAAATGAAAGAGGATAACTTTATAATTGGTGTAACATCTCTTATTAATATCGATACAAAAAATAGAAATGCTGAGTGTATTATTGATATTGGAGAAAAGGAATACTGGGGCAAGGGGTATGGGACAGAAGCTCTAAAGATATTACTTGATTATGCTTTCTTAGAATTAAATCTACATCGTGTTTCACTAAGGGTATTCTCTCTTAACGAAAGAGCTATACATATTTATAAAAAACTTGGATTTGTGAAAGAAGGAGTAGTCCGAGAGAGCTTATATAGAAATGGTAAGTGGCATGACATTATTACTATGGGAATTCTTAAAAAGGAATATACGAGCGGGCAATAA
- a CDS encoding nucleoside/nucleotide kinase family protein — MSIKPKIISIAAFSGGGKTTITKKLGSVLQDTQALFFDDYDFKQAPVDLIKWVNQGADYNLWNLDPMIGDIESIKVSKEVPSYIVLDYPFSYMNDKMKNYIDLSIFIDTPLDVAMARRILRDHTNSQISEIHSDLHFYLQFGRTAYLEMEDKIKPNADIVIDGTLPPDRIVELINKEIRDRVF, encoded by the coding sequence ATGAGTATTAAACCAAAGATAATATCAATTGCAGCTTTTTCCGGTGGAGGAAAAACTACAATAACGAAAAAATTAGGATCGGTGTTACAAGATACACAAGCTTTGTTTTTTGATGATTATGATTTTAAACAGGCACCTGTTGACCTTATAAAGTGGGTGAATCAGGGAGCTGATTATAACCTTTGGAACTTAGATCCAATGATAGGAGATATTGAATCGATAAAAGTCTCTAAAGAAGTACCATCCTACATAGTGCTAGACTATCCGTTTTCCTATATGAACGATAAAATGAAAAATTACATTGACCTATCTATTTTTATTGACACACCTTTAGACGTAGCAATGGCCAGAAGAATACTTAGAGATCACACAAATAGCCAAATTAGCGAAATACATAGCGATCTACATTTTTATTTACAATTTGGAAGAACTGCATATCTAGAAATGGAGGACAAAATAAAACCTAATGCAGATATAGTTATTGACGGAACATTACCTCCAGATCGCATTGTGGAACTTATCAACAAAGAAATAAGAGATAGAGTTTTTTGA
- a CDS encoding NAD(P)-binding domain-containing protein, with the protein MLDLIIIGSGPFGISLGAHAVANNLTYKLFGYPMEFWKNKMPQDMFIRTPHEFVSFSDQRDELTIQQFSEETGTELMTPLPRPIFVDYANWFAKRAGVEFTPELITQVDYTDGRFTVISETGDTYTAKNVIVATGVEHYKYLPNFLKELPSQFVSHTSGYTSFSEFKGKKVVVLGSGQSAWEAAGLLYREGAEVELVYRKEGPNYAGSRENEIALRDVGDIFYNLPLEEKKPGWGQSQGSVAHFLKPYVEGLVPQNANSVIEKIEQVNDEEARLLLSDGTEKIVNHIIAATGFHINVDKVPFFNQEILTLLDRENGFAQFPKLNESFESSLPGLYFAGPLSSHSHGPTFRFILGLRKTANSIIPSIVRQLEKVKI; encoded by the coding sequence ATGTTAGATTTAATTATTATTGGTTCGGGTCCATTTGGTATTTCTTTAGGTGCTCATGCAGTGGCAAACAATCTTACTTATAAATTATTTGGTTATCCGATGGAATTTTGGAAAAATAAAATGCCGCAGGATATGTTCATCAGAACTCCACATGAGTTTGTGAGTTTTTCTGATCAAAGAGATGAATTAACAATTCAGCAATTTTCAGAAGAAACTGGAACTGAATTAATGACTCCACTTCCAAGACCAATCTTTGTAGATTATGCAAACTGGTTTGCAAAAAGGGCAGGAGTTGAATTTACACCGGAACTTATTACACAGGTTGATTATACAGACGGTAGATTTACAGTTATTTCGGAAACAGGTGATACGTACACAGCAAAAAATGTTATTGTCGCTACTGGGGTTGAACATTACAAATATCTTCCAAACTTCTTAAAAGAGCTTCCTTCTCAGTTTGTATCCCATACTTCTGGATATACTAGCTTTTCAGAGTTTAAGGGCAAAAAGGTAGTAGTGCTTGGCAGTGGCCAAAGTGCATGGGAAGCTGCTGGTTTATTGTATCGTGAAGGTGCTGAAGTTGAATTGGTATATCGTAAAGAAGGGCCAAACTATGCAGGAAGTCGAGAAAATGAAATTGCTCTTCGTGATGTTGGCGATATCTTTTACAACCTTCCTCTAGAAGAGAAGAAGCCAGGTTGGGGACAATCACAAGGAAGTGTCGCTCATTTTCTAAAACCATATGTGGAAGGGTTGGTTCCTCAAAATGCCAATAGTGTAATTGAAAAGATCGAACAGGTTAACGATGAGGAAGCTCGCCTTTTGCTTTCTGATGGAACAGAAAAAATAGTGAATCATATTATTGCAGCTACTGGTTTTCATATTAATGTAGATAAGGTTCCTTTCTTTAATCAAGAAATCTTAACTTTATTAGATCGTGAAAATGGATTTGCTCAGTTTCCAAAGCTAAATGAATCGTTTGAATCTAGTTTACCGGGCTTATATTTTGCTGGTCCTTTATCGTCACATAGTCATGGACCAACCTTTAGATTTATTCTGGGACTAAGAAAAACGGCAAATTCCATTATTCCATCGATTGTTCGTCAGCTTGAAAAAGTAAAGATATAA
- a CDS encoding MarR family winged helix-turn-helix transcriptional regulator, with amino-acid sequence MREYFQTITRRFGLLNKTCCTVDGIDVSVIQSHTLYEIEKNTNPSIQQVADLLGIDITTFSRQVQTLVKMKLIEKVSSPEDKRVTLLVLSELGKKVALVIDQQVNNDLKVIFSQLNPFEQETVERSIKLLAKAMIHTNLGECNDEKC; translated from the coding sequence ATGAGAGAGTATTTTCAGACTATAACTCGTCGTTTTGGTCTACTCAATAAGACTTGTTGCACGGTAGATGGTATAGACGTATCTGTTATTCAAAGTCATACCTTATATGAAATTGAAAAGAATACAAATCCTTCTATACAACAAGTGGCCGATTTACTAGGTATAGATATTACTACTTTTAGTAGGCAAGTCCAAACCTTAGTTAAAATGAAACTAATTGAAAAAGTATCATCACCTGAGGATAAAAGAGTTACGCTTCTAGTCCTATCTGAATTAGGGAAGAAAGTAGCTCTGGTTATTGATCAACAAGTAAATAATGATTTAAAAGTGATATTTAGTCAGCTGAATCCATTTGAACAAGAAACCGTAGAACGTTCTATAAAACTATTGGCTAAGGCAATGATTCATACGAATCTAGGTGAGTGTAATGATGAAAAGTGCTAA
- a CDS encoding arsinothricin resistance N-acetyltransferase ArsN1 family A: MKDVTIRESKQEDIEAILRIYNQGIEDRIATLETVLKDTEYMREWYKMHQDRYQVIVAENKEQVVGWASLNIYNSRCAYDGVADLSIYIERESRGKGMGGKLIDKIEVIARRNNFHKIILSTFHFNQLGQTLYRKKGYREVGIFRNQGILDGQFVDVMAMEKLL; encoded by the coding sequence GTGAAGGATGTTACAATTCGGGAATCAAAACAAGAGGATATCGAGGCAATACTAAGGATATATAATCAAGGGATTGAAGACAGAATTGCTACTCTAGAAACTGTTCTTAAAGATACGGAATACATGAGAGAATGGTATAAGATGCACCAAGATCGTTATCAAGTGATTGTTGCTGAGAACAAAGAGCAAGTAGTTGGTTGGGCATCATTAAATATCTATAATTCCCGGTGTGCTTATGATGGCGTAGCTGATTTGTCTATCTATATCGAAAGAGAATCTAGAGGTAAAGGAATGGGTGGAAAGCTTATTGATAAGATTGAGGTCATTGCCCGAAGGAATAATTTTCATAAAATAATCCTATCAACCTTTCATTTTAATCAACTGGGTCAAACACTGTATAGAAAAAAAGGATACAGAGAAGTGGGGATATTTAGAAATCAAGGAATTCTAGATGGACAATTTGTTGACGTGATGGCTATGGAAAAGCTTTTATAA
- a CDS encoding MFS transporter, with translation MEKNKKTSIVALALITAVCLIGDSMLYIVLPIHWKEAGLSSLIEVGILLSINRFVRLPLNPLIGFIYTRINLRNGILLAVLLAGITTVGYGLVNNFSLWLILRSVWGIAWSLFKLGAFLLILQLTSDSNRGHFVGTYNGLYRIGSLVGMLVGGVLADIYGIKIISILVGLLSFMSIPFIYKFIPKAIEREENKHQRISIRHYLHIFSNAKLIWIVVTAFFSIMILDGMLNATLSHIININFNNEYNMFGIVLGAASLAGLLQAIRWGIFPFISPLLGGVLDRTNRKGYMLSFFLVIASIALLIIPLQVPFIIWVPILLVHLLVTSSVTTILDTIVTEIATLEKNKVLIMTVYTVVVDLGAAFGPILGYTLEGKIGLTNLFWLGSVICFLLTLKWLIPEKGITKEIKIETSSQN, from the coding sequence ATGGAAAAAAATAAGAAAACGTCGATTGTTGCCTTGGCCTTGATAACTGCTGTTTGCTTAATCGGTGACTCCATGCTCTATATTGTTCTTCCCATTCATTGGAAAGAAGCTGGATTAAGCTCGTTAATAGAAGTGGGAATATTACTTTCCATCAATCGCTTTGTTAGGTTACCACTTAATCCTTTAATAGGCTTTATCTATACGAGAATAAACTTACGTAATGGAATACTACTAGCTGTTTTACTTGCAGGAATAACAACGGTTGGCTATGGACTAGTTAACAACTTTAGTCTTTGGCTTATTCTTCGTTCGGTATGGGGGATTGCGTGGTCACTATTTAAATTGGGGGCTTTCTTATTAATTCTTCAACTAACTTCAGACTCAAATCGTGGCCATTTTGTGGGCACATACAACGGATTATATCGAATAGGAAGTTTGGTTGGTATGTTAGTAGGAGGGGTGCTCGCAGACATATATGGGATAAAGATAATTAGTATTTTAGTAGGTTTACTATCATTCATGTCTATCCCATTTATCTATAAATTTATACCTAAAGCGATAGAGAGGGAGGAAAATAAGCACCAAAGGATTTCAATTAGACATTATTTGCACATCTTTTCCAATGCAAAATTAATTTGGATCGTTGTCACTGCGTTTTTTTCTATTATGATTTTAGATGGAATGTTAAATGCAACACTTAGCCATATCATAAATATTAACTTCAATAATGAATATAACATGTTCGGCATTGTTCTTGGAGCAGCATCATTAGCAGGATTGTTACAAGCTATTAGATGGGGAATATTCCCTTTCATTTCACCCTTACTTGGTGGAGTATTAGATCGAACAAATCGTAAAGGCTACATGTTGAGTTTCTTCTTGGTTATTGCTTCGATAGCGTTATTGATCATACCGTTGCAGGTACCATTCATTATTTGGGTACCAATATTATTAGTTCATCTATTAGTCACATCTAGTGTTACAACAATCTTGGACACCATAGTTACGGAAATAGCAACGTTGGAAAAGAATAAAGTCCTAATTATGACTGTTTATACAGTTGTTGTTGATTTAGGAGCTGCGTTTGGACCGATCCTTGGATATACATTGGAAGGGAAAATTGGATTAACAAACTTATTTTGGCTTGGCTCAGTTATTTGTTTTCTATTAACGCTTAAGTGGCTGATACCTGAAAAGGGTATTACCAAAGAGATAAAAATAGAAACATCGTCACAAAATTAA
- a CDS encoding nucleoside/nucleotide kinase family protein has translation MSIKPKIISISAFSGGGKTTITKKLNSMLQETQALFFDDYEFEQAPDDLIQWVNQGANYNLWNLDPIISDIESLKVSKEVPSYILLDYPFSYMNDKMKNHIDLSIFIDTPLDVAMARRILRDHTDSQISEVHNDLHFYLQYGRTAYLEMEYKIKPNADTVIDGTLPTGRIVELIIKEIRDRGL, from the coding sequence ATTAGTATTAAACCAAAAATTATTTCCATTTCGGCTTTTTCTGGTGGAGGAAAAACTACAATAACTAAAAAATTGAATTCCATGTTACAAGAAACACAAGCATTGTTTTTTGATGATTATGAATTTGAACAGGCACCTGATGACCTTATACAGTGGGTGAATCAGGGAGCAAATTACAACCTTTGGAACTTAGATCCAATAATATCAGATATTGAATCGTTAAAAGTCTCTAAAGAAGTACCTTCCTACATATTGCTGGATTATCCGTTTTCCTATATGAACGATAAAATGAAAAATCACATTGACCTATCTATTTTTATCGACACTCCTTTAGATGTAGCAATGGCCAGAAGAATACTTAGAGATCACACAGATAGCCAAATTAGCGAAGTCCATAACGATTTACATTTTTATTTGCAATATGGAAGAACAGCATATCTAGAAATGGAGTACAAAATAAAACCTAATGCAGATACAGTTATTGACGGAACATTACCTACAGGTCGAATTGTTGAACTTATCATCAAAGAAATAAGAGATAGAGGTTTATAA
- a CDS encoding TetR/AcrR family transcriptional regulator, with protein sequence MPPKKKFSKEQIIDAAFEIAKTEGLDKITIRKVADKLGSSIAPIYVNFNDVEELIREVVKRTIDVNQQMVLEQNSGDLFRDIGIASLRFAREYSVLFIDLMMKQNEYIKDYNQEIGNDLVSLMKESLHHEGFTDDELMNILLKMRIFQGGLSIMVANGLLPKEFNDNKVVELLDSTAEDVIAAARLRKNGQLG encoded by the coding sequence ATGCCACCGAAAAAGAAGTTTTCCAAAGAACAAATTATAGATGCAGCATTTGAAATAGCAAAAACAGAAGGGCTAGATAAAATAACAATAAGAAAAGTTGCTGACAAATTAGGAAGTTCAATTGCTCCGATTTACGTAAACTTCAATGATGTAGAAGAACTCATCCGGGAGGTCGTAAAAAGAACTATTGATGTAAATCAACAAATGGTTCTAGAACAAAATAGTGGAGACCTATTTCGTGATATAGGTATTGCTAGTTTGCGGTTTGCAAGGGAATATAGTGTCCTTTTTATCGACTTAATGATGAAACAGAACGAGTATATAAAGGACTATAACCAAGAGATAGGTAATGACCTTGTTTCGCTAATGAAAGAGAGCCTTCACCATGAAGGGTTTACAGATGACGAGCTGATGAATATTTTATTGAAGATGAGAATTTTTCAAGGGGGCCTATCCATAATGGTTGCTAATGGATTGCTTCCGAAAGAGTTTAACGATAATAAGGTGGTAGAGCTTCTAGACAGCACGGCAGAAGATGTTATTGCGGCTGCGCGTTTACGCAAGAATGGGCAATTAGGGTAA
- a CDS encoding SDR family NAD(P)-dependent oxidoreductase encodes MKNRIVVITGANSGIGKAAAKQFAKEGYTVIMACRNIEVSRKSQEEIVTSTNNTQVELMKLDVSSFESMYQFADEFKSKYEKLDILIHNAAYFNHGAKHTLTPEGIELTFATNVVGPYLLTNLLLDHLKKSDDARILNAGSNIIKHFFEPKREIDFDNVTGEYKSSENFTVYKMYCQSKMALMMLTFKMAEEYESEGIKVNALQINGAKMSKETLKKVTPGYRMVASVQNLFFRQPSYMANNYYEICTSDRFKDKTGKLFNDKLDVMKPALAESQGFLKQIKQVVGTSKYPAYAENKEIRSKVWELCKDLTESNPSNQEVL; translated from the coding sequence ATGAAAAATCGTATTGTTGTCATTACTGGTGCAAATTCGGGGATTGGAAAGGCTGCTGCTAAGCAATTTGCTAAAGAAGGTTATACAGTTATTATGGCTTGTCGCAATATCGAGGTTAGCCGAAAATCTCAAGAAGAGATAGTTACGTCTACAAATAATACTCAAGTTGAGCTTATGAAATTAGATGTATCTTCTTTCGAATCAATGTATCAATTTGCCGATGAATTTAAAAGTAAGTATGAAAAATTAGACATCTTAATTCACAATGCAGCTTATTTTAATCATGGGGCTAAGCATACTCTTACTCCAGAAGGGATTGAATTGACTTTCGCGACAAATGTAGTCGGTCCGTATTTACTAACGAATTTGCTATTGGATCACCTAAAAAAGTCGGATGATGCAAGAATCCTAAATGCAGGCAGTAACATTATTAAGCACTTTTTTGAGCCTAAAAGAGAAATTGATTTTGATAACGTAACTGGGGAGTATAAAAGTAGTGAAAATTTTACTGTTTATAAAATGTATTGTCAATCCAAAATGGCATTGATGATGCTTACATTTAAAATGGCTGAGGAGTATGAGAGTGAAGGAATCAAAGTAAATGCCTTGCAGATTAACGGTGCAAAAATGTCAAAGGAAACATTAAAGAAAGTTACACCTGGTTATAGAATGGTTGCTTCGGTACAAAATTTATTTTTCCGCCAACCTAGCTATATGGCAAATAACTATTATGAAATATGTACATCTGATAGATTTAAAGATAAAACTGGCAAACTATTCAACGATAAATTAGATGTGATGAAACCCGCCTTAGCAGAATCACAGGGTTTTTTAAAACAAATTAAACAAGTAGTAGGCACAAGTAAGTATCCGGCCTATGCAGAGAATAAAGAAATTAGAAGTAAAGTATGGGAGTTATGCAAAGACCTAACAGAGTCGAATCCGAGTAATCAGGAAGTATTATGA